The genome window CGGCCAAACGTCCCTGTGGATTCCGCTTCCTTCCGATATCGAGGGGTTCCAGCACGTTGTCAAACTGGGCTGGAACAGCGATGCGTCCGAGTGTTTCGAAACCGACCGAAACCGTGACGGCGCAAGAACCCTCTATGCCCTCTGGGAGAAAAGCGCCGTCGCCAAAACCCTCAATCTCCGCTTCACCGTCGCGCTGCGCGACCGCCGCTGCGACTTTCGCCCCCGGCGAATCTGCTCCGAAGCCATAAAGGAGGCCCAAGCCTTCTTGGCCCCTTCGGCGCACCTCCCCACCGACGGTGCCGTCGCCCGCGTTGCCGCCGCCATCGTCGCGCGTGAAAAAGAGCCCCTCACAAAAGCCCGCCGCATCTACGACTGGATCGTGGCAAACAGCTACCGCGACGAAAGCGTCATGGGATGCGGCATCGGAAGCCCCAACGCGATGCTCGCCGCACTCGAAAAAGAGGGGCGGATGGGGGGCAAATGCCTGGACATGTCGGCGCTGTGCGTCGCGCTGATGCGCGCTTCGGGGGTCCCCGCCCGCGAGGTGACCGGAGTCCGCGTGGGCCCTTCGCGTTTTTCAAGCGCATTCGGCGCGGGGGAGGAAATCACGAAGGCCCAACACTGCAAGGTGGAGTTTTTCACCCCGCAGCACGGCTGGATCCCCTGCGACCCCGCCGACATCACCAAACTCGTCCTCAAAGAGGGGATAGAAAAAACCTCTCCCCGTGCGCGTGAACTCACGGATCTCTTTTTCGGTTTCTGGGAAAACAATTGGATGGCGTTCAACCACGCCCGGGATTTCGACCTCTATCCCGCCAACGCACAGGGGGTCCTCGATACGTTCGGCTACCCCTACGGCGAGGTTGAGGGGGAATACCTCGATCCGTTCGGTCCCGCCTCGTACCGCTACGCAATCCGCTCGACCAAAGGGACCCTGTGATTCTCGATTGCCGCGACATGGAGTGCCCCCGCCCGGTGCTGGCGACGAAAAAGGCACTCGATTCCCTCCCGGACGATGCGACGCTGATCGTGGAGGTCAATACCCTCTCGGGACGCGAAAACTGCAAGCGGTTCGCCCTCTCCCAACACTGCAGCTATAGCGAAGAGCAACTACCCGACGGTGCGACGCGCCTCGTCATCGTCAAAGGGAAAGGCTATGTTTCCGGCCCCGACGTCGATAACCCGGTAGAAGCGATGATCGTGCGGGAACGCCAAAATTCGGTCCTCGTGTTATCGGGCGCTTTCGCCGCCGCATTGCTCTCGGCCTCGTGCTGCCTCGTTCCGACCCTGTTCGTCCTCTTCGGCGTCTCCTTCGCGGGGGTTGTCAACGTCGCCGTACTCGAGCCGTACCGATGGATTTTCACCCTGTCGGCACTGGGGATGCTCTCGTTTGGCTTTTACCGTATGGTGATCCGCAAGCAGATCGAATGCGACTGCGAGCCCAGCGCCGCATCCAAAGTCCTGAAAGGGCTTTTTTGGGTGTTGTTCCTCCTCACTGTGGCCGTATTGTTCTATCCCTACTACGAAGGATGGATATGGCAAGAATAATCCTCGTACTCTCCCTCTGCGCCGTTTTCCTCCAGGCGCGCGAATGGACGCTGCGGATCGGGGGGATGCACTGCATCGCCTGCACCCTTGCGGTCAAAAAGGCACTGATGGAGGTCCCCGGAGTCCGAAACGCCAAAGTCACGTTCAAAAACGAAACCGCCCTTGTCGACACCGATGAGAGCGTCACTCTCAATGCAATGCAAACCGCCGTGGCCCGAACCGGGTACGCCATCACCTCCGCCGTTTCGAAATAGCGTTTCGGCGCAAAAAGTGCTACACTACCCCCATCGTTTTTCCCAAGGACCATTTTTTCATGTTGCGCTCTATCCACGACTCACTGGAGCCGAAACTCGTCACCCTCTTCAAGCGGCAGGGCTACAGCCGCTCCGATTTCGTTGCCGATGCGATCGCGGGACTCGCGGTTGCCATTGTCGCCCTCCCGCTGGCCATGGCGATCGCGATCGCTTCGAATCTTCCCCCCGAACGGGGTCTCTTTACCGCCATCGTCGCCGGTTTTTTGATCTCGGCACACGGCGGCAGCCGCTACCAGATCGGCGGGCCGACGGCCGCATTCATCGTCACCGTCGCCACCGTCGCGATGAAACACGGCTACGAGGGGCTGGTACTCGCAACCATCATGGCGGGGGGTATCCTTGCGCTGATGGCTTTTTTACGGGCCGGAGAACTGATCAAATTCATCCCCTATCCCGTCATCGTAGGATTTACTTCGGGGATCGCCCTTCTCATCGCTTTTTCGCAGATCCGCGATTTTTTCGGTCTGCACGTCGACACCGTACCACCCGATTTCATCGACAAACTCACCCTCTATCTTGCCCATCTGCACGAAACCAACCTCGCGGCGGTACTCCTTGCGACGGCATCGATCGGGGTGATTCTTCTTGCCAAGCGTTATACTCCCCGCATCCCCGGTCCCATCCTCGTCGTCATCCTCTCGGCCTCGGCCGTCTGGGCGCTGAACATCCCCGTCGAAACGATCGAAAGCCGGTTCGATTCGATCCCCTCGATGCTGCCAAGCCCCGTATGGCCCGACATCACCTTTGAAAAGCTCCGGTTGCTCCTCCCCGATGCGATCACGATCGCGACGCTTACGGCCATCGAATCGCTTCTCTCGGCCGTCGTCGCCGACGGAATGACCGGTACCCGTCACAAACCCAATGCCGAGCTCCTTGGACAGGGGGTGGCCAACGTCGCATCCGGGATCTTCGGCGGCCTCCCCGCCACGGGAGCAATCGCCCGTACCGCGACCAATATCAAAGCGGGGGCCAAAAGCCCGGTTGCGGGGATGATGCACGCGGTATGGCTTTTTGCGTTCATGCTGCTGCTCGCCCCGCTGATCGTGAAGGTTCCCCTTGCGGCCCTCGCCGCGATCCTCATGGTCGTCGCATGGAACATGTCCGAGATCAAACACGTCCGGGAGATCATGAAAGCCCCGAAAGCCGATCGGATCGTCCTGATCACCACCTTTGCGCTGACGGTACTCGTCGATCTGAATTTCGCGATCCAGGCTGGAATCGCCCTCGCATCGATTCTGTTCATCGATTCGATGATGAAATCGACCCAGATCAAAGCAGTCCGGAACGAGGAGGACGACCCCGATTCCACGGCCAACAAAACGATCCCCCCCGGCGTCGAAGTCTATGAAATCGACGGCCCTCTTTTCTTCGGCGTCGCCGAAAAACTGGTCGATACCCTGCTGCTGTTCGAAAAGCCGCCGAAAGTGTTCATCCTCCGGATGCGCCACGTCCCCCTTATCGATGCGGCGGGACTGCATGCGCTCGAAGTGGTTCAGGAGCGGCTCAGCCACCACGGCACCCGACTTATCCTCTCGGGGGTCAACCCGCAGGTAAGACGGTTCATCGCCCTCTCGGATTTGAACGTCAAAATCGGTTCTGAAAACATCGTCGACCATATCGACAAGGCCATCCTCAGAGCCTCCGTCTTTCTGATGCCCAAAGAGGGCTGATACCGATTCTTCTCGGGCACGCCGGCGCTGCGACGTAATCGCAGGGACTCCCTCAGGGCCCATCCGCGTGCAATGTGTTACAATCATGGAATGATTAAATGGATTTTTCTTCTCTTTCTCGGCACTTCGGCACTTTCGTACGAATTGCAAAAAGAGTATTTTTTTACCGATCACACAATCGTTTCCACCGACGTGTTCCCGCAAATCGGCAAACGTTTCGAGCTGGTGCGGATCCCTTCGGACAAACTGCTCTTCCGGCTCGATGCCAACGTCGTCGCCAAAACCTTCGAGCTCAACGGTGTCAAAATCGAAACGGGAAAAGTGCGCTTCGTCACGTTTGTAAAAAAAAGTCCCATTGACGTCACGTCGCTCAAAATCCAGCTCGCCCGCTTCCTCACCGAACGCTACCCCGCGATCGAAATCGAAGGGATCTCGGTCATTCCCCGGGGCTACGTGGAAGCTCTCCCCCCCGAAGCCAACGCCGTATTCGACGCTTCGTGCGCCCTGAACGGATCAGGGACGTTTTACGTGGTGGACGCCAACGGCCTGCGGCGCTATTTCGATTACAGCGTCGAAGCCACCCTCCCGGTGCTGCATACGACCCGCAAAGTCTCGCGCAAAGAGGTCCTAAACGGCATGAACACGGTCCAAAAAGCGATCCCTTTCGATTCGTTCCGTGATGTGCCGCTAAGTTCGATGCCCCAAAACGCCCAGCGTTTCCGCGCCTCGCTCAAACCCTACACTCCCCTGACGATACGCCATATCGAAAAAATGCCCCTGGTCCTCAAAAACGACAACATCGTCGTCGAAGTCCGAAACGGCACGGTCGTCCTCGAATTGATCGCAACAGCGACGCAAGAAGGGGGACTCTATGATATTATTACGATTCAAAAAAGGGACGGCAAACGCTCCCGGGCCAAAGTAATCGGAGAGAAACGGGTGGAACTGCAATGAAAATCGTGATCGGCATCAGCGGCGCCAGCGGCGCGGCACTGGGTCTCAAGACGCTGCGCGCCCTCCCCGACACGGTTCAAAAACACCTGATCGTCTCCGAACACGCGCAAATCGTCCTCGAAAAAGAGGAAAACCTCACCCTCCACCGAAACGACGAAATCTGGGCCTCCGTCGCCTCGGGTTCGTACGGAGCGGATGCGATGCTGATCACCCCCTGTAGCATGAATACCCTCGCCAAAATCGCCTGCGGCATCGCCGACAATCTGATCACCCGCGCCGCCGCGGTGATGATCAAGGAACGCCGTACGTTGATCCTCGCGCCCCGTGAGATCCCGTTTTCCCCCATAGCGCTGGAAAACATGCACAAGCTCTCCATGATGGGGGTCATCATCGCCCCTCCCGTTCTGGCCTATTACGGGGAACAAAACACGCTCGAAGAGATGGAAAACTTCATGATCGGCAAATGGTTCGACCTCCTCGGCATCGACAACAATCTTTACAAAAGGTGGGATGACCGTGCATAAAATCGCCCTTTACCCGGGGACTTTCGACCCGATCACCAACGGTCATTACGACATCATCGAGCGGGCGCTCCGGCTCTTTGACGAAGTGATCGTCGCCGTCGCCGAATCGCGGGACAAACGGCCGATGTTCTCCCTGGACGAACGGGTCGAGATGGCCCGCCTCTCCACGGCGCACCTGGGACGGGTACGGGTGGTGGGCTTCGACAACCTCACCGTCGAACTGGCCAACTCGCTGGGGGCAACCGTCCTCATCCGGGGACTGCGGGCGGTGAGCGATTTCGAGTTTGAACTCCAGCTTGGGTACCTGAACAAATCGCTCGACCCGAAAATCGAAACGGTCTACCTGATGCCCAAACTCCAGCACGCGTTCGTCAGCTCCTCCATCGTCCGCAATCTACTCAAATTCAACGGCAAGACCGATCATCTCCTCCCTCCCGCGGTACAGGATGTGATCCGCGGGATGAAGTCGTGCACACTACCGGGGCAGAACTGATGTACGTCGCGATTGAGGGGATCGACACCGCCGGAAAAAGCACCCAGATCGAACGGCTCCGTACACTCTACCCCGATGCGCTCATTACCAAAGAACCGGGCGGAACCGAAGCGGGAGCACGGATCCGTTCGATGGTTCTGGGGGGAGAGCTTAGCAGCAAAACGGCCGAAATGCTGTTGTTTCTCGCCGATCGGGCCGAACATACCGAAGAGATCATATTACCCAATATGAACCGTCTCATCATCAGCGACCGTTCCGCCGTATCGGGGATGGCGTACGCGGCGGTACAGCAGCTGTGTGACGAGTCCACCCTCGTGCTGCTCAACCGCCTCGCCACCGGAGGAACCCTCCCCGATCGCGTTTTCATCCTTCGACTCACCCCCGAAGAGCTCTCCCACCGCCTGGGCCAAAAAGAGCACGATGCGATCGAAGCACGCGGGATCGCCTATCTGCTGGAGATTCAAGAAGCACTCATCGCCTCGGCTTACGCGCTGGGAATCCAAACGCATGTAATCGATGCGACACAATCGATTGATACCATTACACAAGAGATATCCGATCTCATCAAAGGAGCCTTATGATCCAATCCCTTCGCGGCATGAACGACATCCTCAGCCCCGACTACGAGCGGTTCGAGTATTTCCTCGAAACCGCTTCGCGCATCGCCAAACGGTACGGTTTCCACTACATCGAAACCCCGCTGCTTGAAGAGACCGCCCTCTTCAAACGCTCCGTCGGCGAATCCAGCGACATCGTCGGCAAAGAGATGTACCAGTTTATCGACAAAGGGGAGAACGACGTCTGTCTGCGTCCCGAAGGAACCGCGGGGGTCGTGCGTGCCTTCATCCAGCACAAACTCGACAAAAAAGGCGGTATCCACCGTTTCTACTACCACGGTCCGATGTTCCGTTACGAACGCCCTCAAAAAGGACGCCTGAGAGAGTTCCACCAGTTCGGTGTCGAGAGTTTCGGGGTGGAGAGCGTCTACGAAGACGCCCTGATGATCATGATGATCGCCGATATTTTAAAAGCGCTCGGGATCGGCTACCGCCTCAAGCTTAACTCGCTGGGGGATCAGCACTGCATGCCCCCTTACCGCGAGAAACTGGTCGCGTTCATCGAGAGCTGCGGCGACGCTATCTGCGAAGACTGCGTCCGCCGCAAGTCGACGAACCCCATCCGCGTCCTCGACTGTAAAAACGAAAAGTGCCAGAGCCTCTACGTCAACGCTCCCAAACTGATCGACAACCTGTGTGAAGGGTGCGAAAGCGATTTTGCCACCCTCAAAACGATCCTCGACCAGCACACCATCGCGTATGAAATCGATACGAACCTCGTTCGCGGGCTGGATTACTATTCCAAAACGGCATTCGAATTCGTCAGCGACAACATCGGAAGCCAGAGCGCGATCGCCGGCGGCGGACGTTACGACCGTCTTGTCGAATTTCTCGACGGCAAACCGACCCCGGCGGTCGGATTCGCGATCGGGATCGAACGGCTTTTGGAACTGATCGTCATGCCAGAACCGAAACGTGAGGGATATTACCTGGGGGCCATGGACGCCGAATCGCTCCCGCTGGTTCTCAAAGTGGCCGAGGCGCTTCGTAAAACTCAAAAAGCGGTCGTAGAGTACGATCCCAAAAAGCTCCAGAACCACCTCAAAGGGGCCGACCGAATCAACGCCCGCTACTGCGCGGTCATCGGTGAAAACGAACGGAATACCGATACGGTGTGGGTCAAAGATCTCGAACAAAAATCGGAAACGCAGATTCCGATGAGCCAATTTATTTGAAAACAAATTCCAGCGGGGAGGAAACAGCGGTGAAAACGTACGGTATAGACATTTGGGGCGAAAACAACTTTATCATCGACCAGGGGAAAGTGAAGGTCAACTACAAAAGTTCCCCCTCGCTGCTCGAAATCACGCAGCAGGTGCGTAAAACCAACCTGCGCGGGCCGCTGATCCTCCGTTTCCCCCACCTGATCGGCAAACAGATCGACATGCTCTATTCCAACTTCCGCCGCGCGATCTTCGAAAACGACTACAACGGCAAATTCCACGCCGTTTTCCCCCTCAAAGTCAACCAGTTCCCCGAAGCGGTCGACGCGATCGTCGAGCATGGCGAAAAATACAGCTACGGCCTCGAAGCGGGTTCGAAAGCCGAGCTTGCCCTTGCGATGGCCAAAACCCCCATCGGTTCCCCCATCACCGTCAACGGTTTCAAAGACGAGGAGATGGTGACACTGGGCTTTATGGCCGCCCACATGGGACACGACATCACAATCACGATCGAGGGGCTCGGAGAGCTTGAATGGATCATCGACGTCGCGCAGCAGTGCAACCTGAAAGTTCCCAACGTCGGGATCCGCGTCCGTCTCCAAAGCGAGGGGAGCGGGATCTGGGCCAAATCCAGCGGCCTGAGCGCGAAATTCGGCCTCACCTCCACCGAGCTGATCGAAGCGATCGCGATGCTGCGGGAGAGCAACATGCTCGAGCACTTTACGATGATCCATTTCCACGTCGGCAGCCAGATGCAGGAGATCGCAACGCTCAAACGGGTGCTGCGCGAAGCGGGGAACATCTACGCCGAACTCAAAAAAATGGGGGCCGACAACCTCCGCGCCATCAACATCGGGGGCGGTCTGGCGGTCGAGTATTCGCAGCACCCCTCCACCCGTATGCGTAACTATACCCTCGAAGAGTTCTCCAACAGCGTCGTCTACCTGCTGCGTGAAATCATGAACGCCAAAGGGGTCGAACACCCCGACATCTTCACCGAATCGGGCCGATTCATCGTCGCGTCACACTCGGTGCTGATCGCACCGGTCCTCGAGCTTTTCAGCCACGACTACCAGACCAAATCGCTCAAACTCAAAGAGAAAAATCCGCCGCTGATCGAAGAGCTTCGTGAGCTCAACTCGCTCCTCTCGCCGCGCACCTGCATCGAATACATGCACGACGCGCTCGATCATATGGAGTCCCTGCTGACGTTGTTCAACCTCGGCCATATCGACCTCCAGGACCGCTCCAATGCCGAGATCCTGGTGCATCAGATCATCAAAAAATCGCTCTACCTCTCGCAGGACAACCCGTTGCCCGACATCGAACGGCTCCAGGTGAAACTGCAGGAGCGCTACCTGATCAACAGCTCCATTTTCCAGAGCATCCCCGACTACTGGGGATTGCAGCAGCAGTTCCCGATCATGCCGCTCGATCGGCTCGACGTTCCGGCCATCCGCGCCGCCAGCTTGTGGGACATCACCTGCGACAGCGACGGGGAAATCCGTTTCAAACCCGAAGCGCCCCTCTACCTCCACGACATCGATCTGGATGAAGAGGAGTATTTCCTCGCCTTTTTCAACGTCGGGGCGTATCAGGAGACGCTGGGGATGAACCATAACCTCTTCACCCACCCCAGCGAGTGTACGATTCTCATCAACGACACGGGGTATGAAATCGAAAATTTCACCGAGTCGGACAACGTTCTCAACATCCTCGAGGACATCGGTTATGACAAGTCCAAACTTCTCACCAACCTTAAAAATAAACTCGCCGTAAGCGAATTTAGCACAGAAGAAGAAAAAAGTGATACACTTCAAAAACTCGAAATGTATCTGTATCAAAACGGATACCTCCGAACCACGCGTTAAGGGATAGAATTTGGGACTGTTTTCCGAGATTGCCGAAGATTTTTCGAACGTTTACAAAAATGATCCCGCCATCAGCTCCCGAATCGAACTCTTCTTCAACTATCCCGGCGTCTGGGCCATCTTCTGGTACCGGATAGCCAACCGTCTCTATCGCCGCGGCTTTAAATCGTTCGCCCGTTTCCTGATGGGGATTAACCAGATTCTTACCAACATCGACATCCACCCCGGCGCGACCATCGGCCGCCGCGTTTTCATCGACCACGGGTTCGGCGTCGTCATCGGCCAGACGGCGATCGTCGAAGACGACGTCCTGATCTATCAGGGTGTGACGCTGGGCGGAGTGAGCCTCACCCCCGGCAAACGCCATCCGACGATCAAAAGCGGGGTCGTCATCGGCGCTGGGGCGAAAGTACTCGGTAACATCACCATCGGCGCGAACAGCAAGATCGGGGCCAATTCGGTCGTTGTGCGTGAAGTTCCCGAAAACAGTACGGCGATCGGCATTCCCGCCCATGTCATCCAGAAAGGACGGGACAAAGACCCTTTCAGCCACAACAAACTCCCCGACATCAACAAAGAGATGTTCGAATACCTCCTCAAACGGGTCGCCGTCCTCGAACACTACATGGTACAGGACAACAAAGAGATCCTTGAACAGGATCTCCAGCTCGAAAACATCTACGAATCGTTCATCAAGGCGATGAAGCATTAACAAACGGTGGTATAATTGTCC of Sulfuricurvum sp. IAE1 contains these proteins:
- a CDS encoding transglutaminase-like domain-containing protein, with the protein product MTRRTFITHTATIGALGFLPAHAEEPAVPSAKYALYDITWRFDLSHHAGQTSLWIPLPSDIEGFQHVVKLGWNSDASECFETDRNRDGARTLYALWEKSAVAKTLNLRFTVALRDRRCDFRPRRICSEAIKEAQAFLAPSAHLPTDGAVARVAAAIVAREKEPLTKARRIYDWIVANSYRDESVMGCGIGSPNAMLAALEKEGRMGGKCLDMSALCVALMRASGVPAREVTGVRVGPSRFSSAFGAGEEITKAQHCKVEFFTPQHGWIPCDPADITKLVLKEGIEKTSPRARELTDLFFGFWENNWMAFNHARDFDLYPANAQGVLDTFGYPYGEVEGEYLDPFGPASYRYAIRSTKGTL
- a CDS encoding mercuric transporter MerT family protein, whose translation is MILDCRDMECPRPVLATKKALDSLPDDATLIVEVNTLSGRENCKRFALSQHCSYSEEQLPDGATRLVIVKGKGYVSGPDVDNPVEAMIVRERQNSVLVLSGAFAAALLSASCCLVPTLFVLFGVSFAGVVNVAVLEPYRWIFTLSALGMLSFGFYRMVIRKQIECDCEPSAASKVLKGLFWVLFLLTVAVLFYPYYEGWIWQE
- a CDS encoding heavy metal-associated domain-containing protein — encoded protein: MARIILVLSLCAVFLQAREWTLRIGGMHCIACTLAVKKALMEVPGVRNAKVTFKNETALVDTDESVTLNAMQTAVARTGYAITSAVSK
- a CDS encoding SulP family inorganic anion transporter — encoded protein: MLRSIHDSLEPKLVTLFKRQGYSRSDFVADAIAGLAVAIVALPLAMAIAIASNLPPERGLFTAIVAGFLISAHGGSRYQIGGPTAAFIVTVATVAMKHGYEGLVLATIMAGGILALMAFLRAGELIKFIPYPVIVGFTSGIALLIAFSQIRDFFGLHVDTVPPDFIDKLTLYLAHLHETNLAAVLLATASIGVILLAKRYTPRIPGPILVVILSASAVWALNIPVETIESRFDSIPSMLPSPVWPDITFEKLRLLLPDAITIATLTAIESLLSAVVADGMTGTRHKPNAELLGQGVANVASGIFGGLPATGAIARTATNIKAGAKSPVAGMMHAVWLFAFMLLLAPLIVKVPLAALAAILMVVAWNMSEIKHVREIMKAPKADRIVLITTFALTVLVDLNFAIQAGIALASILFIDSMMKSTQIKAVRNEEDDPDSTANKTIPPGVEVYEIDGPLFFGVAEKLVDTLLLFEKPPKVFILRMRHVPLIDAAGLHALEVVQERLSHHGTRLILSGVNPQVRRFIALSDLNVKIGSENIVDHIDKAILRASVFLMPKEG
- the flgA gene encoding flagellar basal body P-ring formation chaperone FlgA, which produces MIKWIFLLFLGTSALSYELQKEYFFTDHTIVSTDVFPQIGKRFELVRIPSDKLLFRLDANVVAKTFELNGVKIETGKVRFVTFVKKSPIDVTSLKIQLARFLTERYPAIEIEGISVIPRGYVEALPPEANAVFDASCALNGSGTFYVVDANGLRRYFDYSVEATLPVLHTTRKVSRKEVLNGMNTVQKAIPFDSFRDVPLSSMPQNAQRFRASLKPYTPLTIRHIEKMPLVLKNDNIVVEVRNGTVVLELIATATQEGGLYDIITIQKRDGKRSRAKVIGEKRVELQ
- a CDS encoding UbiX family flavin prenyltransferase — translated: MKIVIGISGASGAALGLKTLRALPDTVQKHLIVSEHAQIVLEKEENLTLHRNDEIWASVASGSYGADAMLITPCSMNTLAKIACGIADNLITRAAAVMIKERRTLILAPREIPFSPIALENMHKLSMMGVIIAPPVLAYYGEQNTLEEMENFMIGKWFDLLGIDNNLYKRWDDRA
- the coaD gene encoding pantetheine-phosphate adenylyltransferase; protein product: MTVHKIALYPGTFDPITNGHYDIIERALRLFDEVIVAVAESRDKRPMFSLDERVEMARLSTAHLGRVRVVGFDNLTVELANSLGATVLIRGLRAVSDFEFELQLGYLNKSLDPKIETVYLMPKLQHAFVSSSIVRNLLKFNGKTDHLLPPAVQDVIRGMKSCTLPGQN
- the tmk gene encoding dTMP kinase, which codes for MYVAIEGIDTAGKSTQIERLRTLYPDALITKEPGGTEAGARIRSMVLGGELSSKTAEMLLFLADRAEHTEEIILPNMNRLIISDRSAVSGMAYAAVQQLCDESTLVLLNRLATGGTLPDRVFILRLTPEELSHRLGQKEHDAIEARGIAYLLEIQEALIASAYALGIQTHVIDATQSIDTITQEISDLIKGAL
- the hisS gene encoding histidine--tRNA ligase: MIQSLRGMNDILSPDYERFEYFLETASRIAKRYGFHYIETPLLEETALFKRSVGESSDIVGKEMYQFIDKGENDVCLRPEGTAGVVRAFIQHKLDKKGGIHRFYYHGPMFRYERPQKGRLREFHQFGVESFGVESVYEDALMIMMIADILKALGIGYRLKLNSLGDQHCMPPYREKLVAFIESCGDAICEDCVRRKSTNPIRVLDCKNEKCQSLYVNAPKLIDNLCEGCESDFATLKTILDQHTIAYEIDTNLVRGLDYYSKTAFEFVSDNIGSQSAIAGGGRYDRLVEFLDGKPTPAVGFAIGIERLLELIVMPEPKREGYYLGAMDAESLPLVLKVAEALRKTQKAVVEYDPKKLQNHLKGADRINARYCAVIGENERNTDTVWVKDLEQKSETQIPMSQFI
- the speA gene encoding biosynthetic arginine decarboxylase; this encodes MKTNSSGEETAVKTYGIDIWGENNFIIDQGKVKVNYKSSPSLLEITQQVRKTNLRGPLILRFPHLIGKQIDMLYSNFRRAIFENDYNGKFHAVFPLKVNQFPEAVDAIVEHGEKYSYGLEAGSKAELALAMAKTPIGSPITVNGFKDEEMVTLGFMAAHMGHDITITIEGLGELEWIIDVAQQCNLKVPNVGIRVRLQSEGSGIWAKSSGLSAKFGLTSTELIEAIAMLRESNMLEHFTMIHFHVGSQMQEIATLKRVLREAGNIYAELKKMGADNLRAINIGGGLAVEYSQHPSTRMRNYTLEEFSNSVVYLLREIMNAKGVEHPDIFTESGRFIVASHSVLIAPVLELFSHDYQTKSLKLKEKNPPLIEELRELNSLLSPRTCIEYMHDALDHMESLLTLFNLGHIDLQDRSNAEILVHQIIKKSLYLSQDNPLPDIERLQVKLQERYLINSSIFQSIPDYWGLQQQFPIMPLDRLDVPAIRAASLWDITCDSDGEIRFKPEAPLYLHDIDLDEEEYFLAFFNVGAYQETLGMNHNLFTHPSECTILINDTGYEIENFTESDNVLNILEDIGYDKSKLLTNLKNKLAVSEFSTEEEKSDTLQKLEMYLYQNGYLRTTR
- the cysE gene encoding serine O-acetyltransferase → MGLFSEIAEDFSNVYKNDPAISSRIELFFNYPGVWAIFWYRIANRLYRRGFKSFARFLMGINQILTNIDIHPGATIGRRVFIDHGFGVVIGQTAIVEDDVLIYQGVTLGGVSLTPGKRHPTIKSGVVIGAGAKVLGNITIGANSKIGANSVVVREVPENSTAIGIPAHVIQKGRDKDPFSHNKLPDINKEMFEYLLKRVAVLEHYMVQDNKEILEQDLQLENIYESFIKAMKH